In one window of Hevea brasiliensis isolate MT/VB/25A 57/8 chromosome 10, ASM3005281v1, whole genome shotgun sequence DNA:
- the LOC110646185 gene encoding NADH dehydrogenase [ubiquinone] 1 beta subcomplex subunit 9-like yields MGVSTTAYLVRKATQKERVQILYSQAIKGTLNWAVHCHLFYQDASKLREKFNTNKHVDVIDRMIAEGEQYNKWRRLDPYIVLWALGGSKFTRNTAQPF; encoded by the coding sequence ATGGGCGTGTCAACTACGGCGTACCTAGTGAGGAAAGCAACGCAAAAGGAGAGGGTTCAGATCCTTTATAGCCAAGCTATCAAAGGCACTCTCAATTGGGCCGTACACTGTCACCTCTTCTATCAAGATGCCTCAAAACTTCGTGAGAAGTTCAACACCAACAAGCATGTGGACGTAATTGATAGAATGATTGCAGAAGGTGAGCAGTATAATAAGTGGCGGCGCCTTGATCCTTATATTGTTCTTTGGGCTCTTGGTGGTAGCAAGTTTACTCGAAACACTGCTCAACCTTTTTAA
- the LOC110646193 gene encoding transcription factor bHLH18-like, producing the protein MDIASSRWFTEQELDDYNLIHEYNINYLDELTTQNLATALGENLHSSFSSESYSSYPPFNTKNTTTATANATTLSGSSIETSQTSSERPNKLHKTNSWNSSMITTEHKSPRPSNTPQILSFESSSVSAPANSQQFFMNLDSTTVKPKDEAASPRNMHFQPLISKVAPIGNQNYEIKARQGTTNKRPYSMTRTPSHAQDHILAERKRREKLSQRFIALSAIVPGLKKMDKASVLGDAIKYMKQLQERVKVLEEQTKKRTVESVVLVKKSQLSADDDSSSCDENSDGGSDSALPEIEARVSDKDVLIRIHCDKQQGIVPKILNEVENLNLSIINSSVLPFGNSTLDITIIAQMEAEISMVVKDLVKNLRVAFLKFM; encoded by the exons ATGGATATAGCATCGTCTAGATGGTTTACCGAGCAG GAGTTGGATGATTACAACTTGATCCATGAATACAATATCAACTATCTTGATGAGTTGACCACACAAAACTTGGCAACTGCACTGGGAGAAAACCTCCATTCATCTTTCTCTTCTGAGAGCTACTCCTCCTACCCTCCTTTCAATACTAAAAACACCACCACAGCCACAGCTAACGCTACAACTTTAAGCGGTTCCTCTATTGAAACATCTCAAACCAGCTCTGAGAGACCCAATAAACTGCACAAGACCAACAGCTGGAACTCGAGTATGATCACCACCGAGCACAAATCTCCAAGACCTTCTAATACCCCTCAAATTCTTTCTTTTGAGTCCTCATCAGTTTCAGCTCCTGCGAATTCCCAGCAGTTTTTCATGAATTTGGATTCCACTACTGTGAAGCCCAAGGATGAGGCTGCATCTCCAAGAAATATGCACTTCCAGCCTTTGATTTCAAAGGTCGCCCCTATTGGGAACCAAAATTATGAAATAAAGGCTCGCCAAGGAACTACTAATAAGAGGCCTTACTCGATGACCAGAACTCCTTCACATGCTCAAGATCATATTCTGGCCGAGAGAAAGCGGAGAGAGAAGCTTAGCCAGAGGTTCATAGCTCTTTCAGCCATTGTTCCGGGTCTAAAGAAG ATGGACAAAGCTTCGGTACTTGGAGATGCTATCAAATATATGAAACAACTTCAAGAACGAGTGAAAGTACTCGAGGAACAGACCAAGAAGAGAACCGTGGAATCAGTCGTTCTCGTGAAGaagtctcagctttctgctgatgACGACTCTTCTTCTTGTGATGAGAACTCCGATGGAGGCTCCGATTCAGCACTTCCAGAGATTGAAGCGAGAGTTTCAGATAAGGATGTATTGATTCGAATCCATTGCGATAAACAGCAAGGAATTGTTCCAAAAATACTAAATGAAGTAGAGAATCTCAACTTATCTATCATTAACAGCAGTGTCTTGCCTTTTGGAAATTCCACCCTTGATATTACCATCATCGCTCAG ATGGAAGCTGAAATCTCCATGGTAGTGAAGGATCTTGTGAAAAACCTGAGAGTGGCTTTTTTGAAGTTCATGTAG